The genomic region TCAGTGAGTCCAGACGCATGTAAACCGGCGGCGTTCCTCCTTGTCCAGCACCCCTGGAAACGGAGTGCAGCTCTTCAAATAGCGCGCATATTCCCCGTCTTCCCGCAGGAAGGCCAGCAACTCCGCGAATCCCTCCGCCGACGCCTGCGCCCGCTCGATCAGTTCCCGCCACTCGATCAGCGGCCGGACGTCGCCCAGTCGGTCCATCTTGATCCAGCGCTCGATATTCCGCAGCGGGATCTCCAGCAGTTCCGGCTGCCGCTCGATCTTGTCCGCGGTATAGAGCCAGCTCTCGTGGATGAGCGGGTTCAGCCAGACGTAATCTTCCGGAATCACGGGAACAGCCTAGCAGCCGCCCGGCGGTCCCGCAAGCCGTCCTCCGGGGCACGCCGTCTGCTCGTCTGCTTTACGGTTGCGCTCTCCCGGACAGCTTCCTAGCGTTCGCTCCGGTTTTCCAACCTGAGCACTTTCCCATGAAATTCCGCCATTTCGCCCTCCCGTTCGCCGCCCTCTCCCTCGCCGCCGCGGTCGGCCTTTCTTCCTGCAAGGGCAAGAAAGAGGACGAAAACACCATCGTCATCGGCGAGGTCGCGTCCCTGACCGGCGGCACCGCCAACTTCGGCCAATCCTCCCACAATGGCACCCAAATGGCCGTGGACGAGATCAACGCCGCGGGCGGATTGCTCGGCAAACAGATCTCGCTCGTCACCGAGGATGATCAGTCGAAGAACGGCGAAGCCGGCATCGTCGCGAAGAAGCTCATTTCCCGCTCCAAGATCAAGGCGCTCCTGGGCGAGGTCTCCTCCAGCAAATCGCTGGAAATGGCCCCGATCGCACAGGCGGCCGGCGTGCCGATGATCTCCCCCGCATCCACCAATGCCAAGGTAACGGAGGCCGGCGACTACGTCTTCCGGATCTGCTTCATCGATCCCTTCCAAGGGACGGTCGGCTCCATCTTCTCGCTCTCGAAGGGCTGGAAAAAAGTCGCCATCCTCACCGACAGCAAGGAGGACTACAGCGTCGGCCTCAGCGATGCCTTCCGGAAGCACTTCTCGACCAATGGCGGCACCGTCGTCGCCGAGCAGAGCTACGGCAAGGGCGATAAGGACTTCAAGGCCCAGCTCACCGCCATCAAGGGTGCCGCGCCGGACGCCATTTTCGCCTCCGGCTACTACAATGAGGTCGCCCTCATCGCCGTGCAGGCCCGCGAGCTCGGCATCACCGTCCCGCTGGTCGGCGGCGATGGCTGGGACGGCCCCTCGCTGCTCGAGGTGGGCGGCAAGGCCATGGAAGGCTGCTACTACTCGAACCACTTCTCCAATGAGGACAAGTCTCCGGCCATCCAGGAATTCGTGAAGAAGTATGAGGCCAAGCACGGCACCAAGCCGGATGCGATGGCCGCGCTCGGCTATGACTCCGCCATGATCCTCTTCGACTCCATCAAGCGCGCCAACTCCGTGGAAGGCCCCGCCCTGCGCGACGCGATTGCGGCCACGAAGGACTACAGCGGCATCACCGGCAAAATCACGCTGGACGCCCAGCGCAATGCCAAGAAGCCGGCAGTCATCCTCACCGTCAAGGACGGCAAGGTGGTTTACACGGAGACGATCGCCCCCTGAGACGACGCCCGCCCGTAGTAACACCTCCAACCCTTCCGCCTCACCTTGGAGCAGTTCGTCCAGCAACTCCTCAACGGCCTGTTCCAAGGCTCCATCTATGCCCTCATCGCGCTGGGCTACACGATGGTCTACGGCGTCCTGCGCTTCATCAATTTCGCCCACGGCGATGTCTTCATGCTGGGGGCCTTCACCGCCTTCGGCTTGCACAAGCTGCTCGCCGGCACCTTGGCCGCGCTGCCATGGCCGGTGAGCCTGGTGATCATCCTGCTCGCCTCGATGGCGCTCTGCGCCGCGCTCGGCATCCTCATCGAGTTCCTCGCCTACCGCCCGTTGCGCAATCGCCCGCGGCTGAATGTGCTCATCACCGCGATCGGCGTCTCGCTCTTCATTGAGTACACCGGCCAGCTTGCCTTCGGCGCCGACCAGCGTCCGTTCCCGGAGCTGATCCCGCGAACCGCCATCGCCAGTACCGGCGGCCTCACGATTTCCGTCGCCCAGGTCATCGTGCTCGTCACCACGCTGCTGCTGCTATTCGGCCTGCGGATGATCGTGATGAAGACGAAGATGGGTCTCGCCATGCGGGCGCTATCGCTCAACCCCACCGCCTCTACGCTGATGGGCGTGAACAACAGCGTGGTCATATCCTTCACCTTTGGCCTCGGCTCCGCGCTCGCGGCGGCAGGCGGCATTCTCTACGCCTCGCTCTATCCCAGCATCGAGCCCTTCATGGGCATCCAGCCCGGCCTGAAGGCCTTCATTGCCGCGGTGCTCGGCGGCATCGGGAATATCCCCGGCGCGGCCCTCGGCGGCCTCATCATCGGCATCACCGAGACGCTCGTGAAGGGCTACGGACAGTACATTGGCATCAAGCCCGGCTACTCGGAAGGCGTCGCTTTCGTCATCCTCATCCTGATCCTCGTCTTCAAGCCGTCCGGCCTGCTTGGAAAGGTCGAGCGTGAGAAAGTCTAACGGACCATGAAGCGCTACACAGCCCAGATCGCTCTCATTGTCGCCCTTGCTGTCAGCATGGGGATTTCCTTCGCGTCCGATTCGATGGACGCCTACTACCTCGACATCGCGCTGAACGTGGGGATCAACATCATCCTCGCCGTTAGCCTGAATCTGGTGAATGGCCACACCGGCCAATTCTCGCTCGGCCACGCCGCCTTCATGGCAGTGGGTGCCTATGGGGCGTCGATCTTCACACTGGAAGCCAGCCAGAAACTCATCCCGCTGTTAGGCGGCCCCAGCGCCTTTGCCAACGGCACCGCCTTTTGCATCGCGCTGGTCCTCGGCGGCCTCTGTGCCGCGATCTGCGGCTGGCTCGTCGGCATGCCCTCGCTGCGCTTGCGCGGCGACTATCTTGCAATCGTCACCCTCGGCTTCAATGAAATCGTCCGCGTGATCCTGCAGAATACCGACAGCGAAGGCCCCTTCGGCGGCCCGCTCGGTTTGAAAGGCATCCCGCCGCACACCACCTTCTTCTGGGTCTTCGCCTTCGCCGCCGTCTGCATCTACGTCGTCGCCTCGATGGTGAATTCCACCTATGGCCGCGGCTTCCTCGCCGTGCGCGATGACGAGGTCGCCGCCGGTTCCATGGGCATCAATACCGTCCGCTACAAGGTCACCGCGTTCGTCACCGGATCGTTCTTCGCCGGTCTCGCCGGTGGCCTGTATGCCCACCTGCGCACCACCATTTCTCCCAGCGGCTTCGATTTCCTGAAGTCCTTCGACATCGTCGTCATCGTCATCCTCGGCGGCATGGGCAGCACCGCGGGCGTCATCGCCGCGGCCATCCTGCTCACCGTGCTGAATGAGTTCCTGCGCGACTTCGAGCAGTATCGCATGATCATCTTCTCGCTGCTGCTGATCATCATGATGATCGTCCGTCCGCAGGGGCTGCTGCCGTCGCTACCGTTCTTCAACCGGAAAAAATCCGCATGAGCGCCGGCCTCGAACTCAAGGATGTGACGATCCGTTTCGGCGGCCTGAAGGCCGTCGGGGACCTGAGCTTCAGCGTGGCTCCCGGCGAACTCGTCGGACTCATCGGCCCGAATGGGGCAGGGAAAACCACCGTCTTCAACCTGATCACCGGCGTCTATACGCCCACCTCCGGCCAGATCCATTTCGAAGGCACACCGGTCCCCGGCAAGAAGCCGCACGAGATCACCCGCATGGGCATCGCGCGCACCTTCCAGAATATCCGCCTCTTCTCATCCCTCAGCGTGCTCGACAACGTCCGTGCCGCGATGATGACCCACCTCAAGCGCGGCATCATTCACTCGCTCAGCCGCGGCCCGGTCTATCACCGCGAAGAAGCCGCGATCGAAAAGGATGCCATCGAACTCCTCGACATCTTCGGCCTCGCCAACCGATGCGATGCGAACTCGAAGAGCCTGAACTACGGCGACCAACGCCGCCTCGAGATCGTCCGCGCGCTCGCGACCAAGCCGAAGCTGTTGCTCCTCGACGAACCCGCCGCCGGCATGAACCCGTCCGAGAAGGACGACCTCATGCAGCTCATCCGCTTCATCAAGGAGCGCTACAACCTCGCCGTGCTGCTCGTGGAGCACGACATGAAGGTCGTCATGGGCATCTGCCAGCGCATCGCGGTCATCGAATACGGCTGCAAGATCGCCGAAGGCACGCCGAAGGAAATCCAATGCGATCCAAGGGTGATCGAAGCCTACCTCGGCGTGACAGTTGAGAGTTGATGGTTGAGTGTTGAGAGCAAAGGCAAAGAACTGCAAACCGACGAAAGCCATGTTTGGATTCGAGAAACTTGAGGTCTGGCAGAAAGCCATTGAGTTCGCGGACTTGGTTTACTCAGCCACGCGACAGTTCCCGGCGGATGAGCGGTTTGGCCTGACCAATCAAATGCGTCGGGCCGCCGTGTCGATTTCGTCGAATATCGCGGAAGGAAGCGGCCGGATTTCGCGAAAGGACTTCGCCCGCTTCATCGAGATCGCGACCGGCTCGCTCTACGAGGTCATCTCACAGTCCCACGTCGGAAAGAATCAGGGCTTTCTTTCCCCTGATGATTTCAGTCTCCTCTACAGTGCTGCGGAAGAACAAAGCCGGATGCTGAGCGGCCTTCGGCGCGCTTTGCTGGAAGACGCGTAACCGAGAGCTTCTTTCTCTCAACTCTCAACTCTCAACCATCAACTCTCAACCGCCTTGCTCGAAGTAAAAGACCTGTATGTTTCCTATGGCGCGATCAAAGCGCTCCACGGGGTCTCTCTGAACGTCCCCAAGGGAAGCATCGTCACTTTGATTGGAGCGAACGGCGCAGGCAAATCAACTACCCTTCGCGCGTTGTCCGGCCTCGTGAAATCGACCGGCTCGATCACTTACGAAGGCCAGCAAATCGGCGGACTCGCCCCGCACAAGATCGTTTCCCGCAGCCTCTGCCACGTGCCTGAGGGCCGCATGGTCTTCGCCAATCTCACGGTGAAGGAAAACCTCGCGATGGGCGCTTACTTACAGCGCGACAAGGGATGGATCGCGAAGCAGACGGACTACGTCTTCCACCTCTTCCCCCGCCTCAAGGAGCGTGAGAATCAGGCGGCCGGTACCATGTCCGGAGGTGAGCAGCAGATGCTGGCGATCGGCCGGGCGCTGCTGAGCAATCCGAAGTTCCTGATGCTGGACGAGCCGTCGCTGGGCATCGCCCCGCTGCTGGTGAAGTCGATCTTCGAACGCATCGTCGAGATCAACCGCGAGCAAGGCCTCACCATCCTGCTGGTGGAACAAAACGCCAACCTAGCGCTCGACGTTTCCAGCTACGGCTACGTGCTTGAGACCGGCAAGATCCTGCTCGAAGGTCCGTCCGCCGAGCTGAAAGCGAATCCCAAGGTTCAGGAAGCGTATCTCGGTGCCTGACCGTAAGGAGTGTCGACATTCTGTCGACACGGCGTGGACAGAATGTCCTCGCTCCTTGAATCCCACTCGCCATGAAAATCTTCACCGACCTCTCGACCACGCCGGAGCTCATCGACTACCTCCGGCAAGGCATCGCACCCCATGAGCTGCTGCTGCCATCCCAAGGCGGCGCTTCCGTGCTGGCCGACGTGCCGACCGACCCGCTGATGCAAGACGCGGACATTGTGCTCGGCCAACCGCGCGTCGATGCCGTGCTCTCCTCGGCGAAGCTGAAGTGGCTGCAAGTCAGCACCGCGGGCTATACGCGCTACGACACCACCGATTTCCGCGCCGCGGTGAAGGAGAAAGGCATTGCAGTCTCCAATAGCTCCCACGTTTACGATGATCCCTGCGCCGAACATGTGCTGGCCTTCATGTTGGCGAATGCTCGCCAATTCCCGCGGGCTCTGAAGTCCCGCTGCGCGAACGGTTCGCCGGAATGGAACGAGTTGCGCCGGGACAGCAAGCTGCTGCAAGGCCAGTCGCTGCTCATCATCGGCTACGGCGCCATCGCCGAGCGGGTGATCGAGCTGTTGGGACCGTTTCGCATGGACATCACCGCCATGCGCCGCACCCCACGCGGCGATGAGAAAGTGAAGATCGTCACGCCCGATGAAGTCGCCGCCGCCTTGGGCAAAGCCGACCACGTCATCAACATCCTGCCGGACAATGCGGAGTCGCTGCGCTGGTTCAATGCCACACGCTTCACCCAGATGAAGCCTGGCGCGATCTACTACAACATCGGCCGCGGCACCACCACCCATCAAGACGACCTCGCCGCCGCCCTGAAGTCCGGCCACCTCGGAGCCGCGTGGCTCGATGTCACCGACCCCGAGCCGCTGCCGGATGAACACGTGCTGTGGACTTGCGAGAATTGCCACATCACGCCGCACACCGCCGGCGGGCAATTCGACGAAGCGCGGGTGCTGATCCGCCATTTCCTGGAAAACCTCGCCCGCTACGAGAAGGGCGAGAAGCTGGTGAACCGGATCATGTGAAAATCACTGGGAACGCGGAATTTATTCCGCCTGTCGAGATCACAGGCTTGTCGGGAGGAGCGACTGACCCCGGAAGCGCCGGTCTTCAGAGCGGCCCGAGTGGTCCTTGGCTGCCCACCTCGTCATCCGCTCTCCCTATCCCTCGTCCGGCAGGCTTTTGAGGGACCGTTCCTGCCGGTCTGAAGACCGGCGCTCCCGGGCAAGCTGGCCAGCACGCCTTGCATGGAATGGAGTTGTCGAAACGCGGCTTCTTCCCTCAACTGCCATGGTTGGATCCGGAAACGTTTCCGACGATCCAAAGTGACCGACGTTCATGGGAAAGAAGAAGTCCACCGCCAAGAAAGCCAAACCCGTCCTCTGGCAGAAGCTGGCCGATCATTTCGACACCGATCCGGGCGAGCTGCCGGTGATCGAGCGGATGTTCCGCCAATACGAGCGCCCGAATCTGCACCAAGCAGTCGTCGATCTCGCCGCCGATGACAGCGAGCTGTGCGGCATCGTGATGCGTCACGAATACATGAATCCGTCGCTCTCGAAGTTCGCCCGCGAGGGAAGCTCGCGCGACTTCGACCTCGGGCCGGTGGCGCATGTGGACGAGGAGTTGCCGGGGGATCGCCGGCTCGCCTGCGTGAAGCGCGGGCTGAAGCTTTTCCTCCACCGCGGCAAACCCATCGCGCTGCTATTGGACGAGGAGCGCTACAGCGCCACTCCCGGCCTGCGGCTGGAAGTGATGGCCGCCGACCGTGAAGCAGCGGAGGATTTCCTGCGACGGGTGGAGACGGAAACGCGGGCCGGCAAGGCGTTTCGCGGCGGCGTGCTGTCGCTTGAGGGTAATTGCCGCGGTGGTTTCGAGCTGCAGTTTCACAAGCTCCCCTCGATCACCCGGGATGAGGTCATCCTGCCAGATGCGGTGCTGCAACGGATCGAGCGCCACACGGTGGATTTCAGCACGCACGCCGAACGGCTGAAGGCAGCCGGACGGCACCTGAAACGCGGTGTGCTTTTCCACGGCCCGCCGGGAACAGGAAAGACCTTCTCCGCCATGTATCTCGCGTCGCGGATGCCGGAGCGCACGGTCTTCCTCCTGACCGGCGGCGACCTCGGCATGATCCAACAGGCCGTGGCGATGGCACGCGTGCTACAACCTGCCACGCTCATCCTCGAGGACGTCGATCTCATCGGCACCCGCCGCGAGGATCAAGTGGTGGGTGCGAATGCAGTGCTCTTCGAATTGCTCAACCAGATGGACGGCCTCGCCCACGACGCCGACCTGCTTTTCATCCTGACCACGAACCGCCCGGACGTGCTCGAGCCGGCGCTGGCGTCGCGGCCCGGGCGCATCGACCAGGCGATCGAAATCCCACCGCCCGATGCCGATTGCCGACGGCGCTTGATCGAGCTCTATGGCAAGGGGCTGAAGCTGGAGTTGCAGCATCTGGACGACCTGATCTTGCGGATCGAGGGCGTCAGCGCCGCCTTCATCCGCGAGCTGCTGCGCAAGGCGGCGGTCCACTCGGCGCTGGAAAGCGAGGGCGAGATCGTGGTTGCCGACCGCCATCTCGCCGCGGCCTTGACCGAGCTTATGGTCGATGGCGGCGCCCTGACGATGAGTCTGCTGGGCGCGGCGAAGTGAGACCACTGGGAACGCGGAATTCATTCCGCCAGGCAACCCCGGTCTCCCATCATCCAAGGGCGATAAATTCCACGCTCCCGGCGTTGACTACTGCTTCCATTGGAAGACCAGCTCACCGGTCTCCAAGCCCTCCCCTCTCGCTTTCAAGACCACCTTCCCCTGCTCTTCCGCTCCTCGCAGGAGGACCAAGGCACGGCCTTGGAAGGCCTCGCGTTCACTCGCTTGGAATGGCTCCAGGCTAACGACTGAGCCGTTATCGACGGCGACGATCTTGCCGGGACCTTCGATGGAAAAGGCGATCTTGTTAGAGGCGGTGGGAACCACGACGCCATTGGCATCGGTCACGAACACCTCGACGCTGGCCATACGATCCCAAGTCCGCGAGAGCCCGCTCTGGTCGGATTTTAGCAATAGCTTCGCCGGCTTGCCTGCCGTGCGCAGGTTGTTAGAGGCAACCTCCTTGCCATCGTTGAAGGCCACGGCTTTCAGCGTCCCGGCTTCAAAGGGCACCTTCCAGTTGAGCGCAAAGTCCTTGCGAACCGGCTTCTTGCCCAGCGACTTGTCGTTGAGGAATAGCTCAACCTCGGAAGCATTGGTGTAAACCTCCACGTTTTCCTCGTGCGCCCCCTGATTCGCAGGCGTCCAGTCCGGAAAGAGCACCTGCCGGCGCTTCCACTCCACCGCCTCGTAGCCCGGATCGGCCGGGGTCTCCTCGGTCGTGGCGACGCGGCGGAAGGTGCCGACCATCGGCTTCTCGCTCCACCAGCTCTGACGCTCGACGCCGCGCGGTTGGACAAAGCCGGCTCGATCTAGCAAACCTGCATTGAAGGTCGTCACCGGCCAGCTCCGCGCCTCCCCGAGGTAGTCGATGCCCACCCACAGGAATTGTCCGGCGTGCTGCGGATTGTCGCGGCAATCGAACCACGTCGAGCGGTCGTGCCCCTGCTCGGAGCCGAAGATCTTGCGACCCGGCTTATCCTTCCATGCCTGAAGCAATTCGCCATCGCGGTAATTCACGCCGATCACATCGAGCAAGTCGGCGAGGCCGTTGGTGAAGTCCTTCGAGACATTCGGGCGGAACAGCGCCTGCGTCACCGGCCGCGTCGGATCCGCCTCGTGGCAGACCTCCACCAGGCCTTTCAAAATCGGAATAGCGATGTCCGGCTTCGGCGTGTCGTGGATCTCATTGCCCACCGAGTAGAGGATGACGCTTGGATGATTGCGGTCGCGCAGCACTCCATCGCGCAAGTCGGTGTGCGACCACTCCTTGAAGAAGCGATGGTAGTCCTGCTTGTTCTTGCCCTTGGTCCAGCAATCGAAGAACTCGTCCATCACCAGGAAGCCCATGCGGTCACAGAGATCCAGGAACTCCGGCGCGGGCGGATTGTGGGCGGTGCGAATGCTGTTCACGCCAAGCTCACGAAGCTTCTTCAAGCGACGCTCCCACACCGCCAGCGGCACCGCGGCACCGACCGCACCGCCATCGTGATGAAGGCACACTCCCTTCATCTTCACCTGCTTGCCATTGAGCACAAAGCCGCGGTCGGTCGTGAACTCGGCACTGCGAATGCCGAAGGTGGTGGTGACCTTGTCGAGTTCCTTGCCATCGCTTGTTAGGGTAGTCACGAGCCGGTGAAGGCGAGGCTCGTCGATCCCCCAGAGCTTCGGATTCGGCACGACGATCTGCTGGGTGCCCGTGCCGTCCTTCCCTTCGGCGACAACGAGGTCGGAGGAAGCGGTGGCGAGTTCCTTGCCATCGGGGCCGAGCACCGTGGAGCGCAACGTAAGCTTCGTTTCCGCGCCACTCGTATTCGCCACCTTCGTTTCGATCTTCACCGTCGCCTTCGCCGTATCGACCTGCGGAGTGCTGACGAAAACACCCCACGGCGCCACGTGAACCGGATCCGCGACCACCATCCGGACGTGCCGGTAGATGCCGGCACCCGTATACCAGCGCGATGCCGGCTGAGGCGTGGTGTCGGCTTTCACCACAAGCACGTTCTTCGCCTTCAGATGAGGGGTGAGGTCGTGGCGGAAACTCACGTAGCCATTCGGTCGCTTGCCGAGTGAATGGCCGTTGATCCAGACCTCGGCATTCGCCATCACGCCGTCGAATTCGATCCAGACCCGCTTGTCCTTCTCGCCGAAGGGGAATTCCTTGCGATACCAAGCAACGCCGGACGGCAGCCACCCGCCCGAGCCCGTGGTGGGCGCGGATTTGTCGAATTTACCGGCGATGCTCCAGTCGTGGGGGACCGCGACCGTCTGCCAGCCGCTGCCATCGAAGCTCTCGTTCTCCGCTCCTGCGGCGTCGCCCTGGTGAAACTGCCATCCGTCATCGAAAGGAAGGATTTCCCGCGCAAAGGCGCTAGAGCTGAGGATTGCAACCAGGAGAGCCAGCAAAGGGGGCGGAGAAAACCGGACCATGGCACAGTTAACGGGAATCAAACCCGTGTTGGAACCTCCCGGAATGGGTTATGCTGCAAAACCCGTTTGATTCGTAACGTTACTTGTCGGCCGCTCCGACGTTCCATCCTCATGCCTGTCCGCTCCGCTTCTCCATTGCTGTTCGCCCTGCTCGCCTGCCAATCCGGCGCGGCGGACGACCACCTAGCGGTGTTTGAGGGCAAGATCCTGCCGATTTTGGAGGACCACTGCTACTCGTGCCACGGCGACGGCGAGGACAAGGGCAAGGTCAGCTTCGACTCTTTTGGTTCCACGGCGGAGCTGATGCAGCAGACGAAGCTGTGGGATCATGCGTTGCGCAACGTCCGGTCCGGGCTGATGCCCCCGCCGAAAAAGGAGCGTCTCGCGGAAGAGGAGTTGGCCACGCTGGTCGACTGGATCAAGCGCGGCCCGCTGAAGCTCGATCCCGCGAATCCCGATCCCGGCCGGGTGACCCTGCGTCGGCTCAACCGCATCGAATACCGCAACACGGTGCGCGAGCTGACCGGCCACGATTTCCGCACCGACGAGGAATTCCCCGCCGACGACACCGGCTACGGCTTCGACAACATCGGCGACGTGCTCACGACCTCGCCGATGCTGCTGGAGAAGTACATGCAGGCCGCCGAGACGATCGTCGAGAAAGGACTGCCGCTGGAGAACCGGGTGACGCCACGCAAAACCTTCCCCGCCGGGATGTTCCGCGGCAAGGGCCAGCGCGGCGAAGGAGACTCGCAGTACCGGCTCTCGCTCTACAATCCCGCCGACCTCTCCGCGAAGCTGAAGATCGAGAAGGCCGGCACCTAT from Luteolibacter arcticus harbors:
- a CDS encoding D-2-hydroxyacid dehydrogenase → MKIFTDLSTTPELIDYLRQGIAPHELLLPSQGGASVLADVPTDPLMQDADIVLGQPRVDAVLSSAKLKWLQVSTAGYTRYDTTDFRAAVKEKGIAVSNSSHVYDDPCAEHVLAFMLANARQFPRALKSRCANGSPEWNELRRDSKLLQGQSLLIIGYGAIAERVIELLGPFRMDITAMRRTPRGDEKVKIVTPDEVAAALGKADHVINILPDNAESLRWFNATRFTQMKPGAIYYNIGRGTTTHQDDLAAALKSGHLGAAWLDVTDPEPLPDEHVLWTCENCHITPHTAGGQFDEARVLIRHFLENLARYEKGEKLVNRIM
- a CDS encoding glycoside hydrolase family 2 TIM barrel-domain containing protein, whose protein sequence is MLALLVAILSSSAFAREILPFDDGWQFHQGDAAGAENESFDGSGWQTVAVPHDWSIAGKFDKSAPTTGSGGWLPSGVAWYRKEFPFGEKDKRVWIEFDGVMANAEVWINGHSLGKRPNGYVSFRHDLTPHLKAKNVLVVKADTTPQPASRWYTGAGIYRHVRMVVADPVHVAPWGVFVSTPQVDTAKATVKIETKVANTSGAETKLTLRSTVLGPDGKELATASSDLVVAEGKDGTGTQQIVVPNPKLWGIDEPRLHRLVTTLTSDGKELDKVTTTFGIRSAEFTTDRGFVLNGKQVKMKGVCLHHDGGAVGAAVPLAVWERRLKKLRELGVNSIRTAHNPPAPEFLDLCDRMGFLVMDEFFDCWTKGKNKQDYHRFFKEWSHTDLRDGVLRDRNHPSVILYSVGNEIHDTPKPDIAIPILKGLVEVCHEADPTRPVTQALFRPNVSKDFTNGLADLLDVIGVNYRDGELLQAWKDKPGRKIFGSEQGHDRSTWFDCRDNPQHAGQFLWVGIDYLGEARSWPVTTFNAGLLDRAGFVQPRGVERQSWWSEKPMVGTFRRVATTEETPADPGYEAVEWKRRQVLFPDWTPANQGAHEENVEVYTNASEVELFLNDKSLGKKPVRKDFALNWKVPFEAGTLKAVAFNDGKEVASNNLRTAGKPAKLLLKSDQSGLSRTWDRMASVEVFVTDANGVVVPTASNKIAFSIEGPGKIVAVDNGSVVSLEPFQASEREAFQGRALVLLRGAEEQGKVVLKARGEGLETGELVFQWKQ
- a CDS encoding branched-chain amino acid ABC transporter permease, giving the protein MKRYTAQIALIVALAVSMGISFASDSMDAYYLDIALNVGINIILAVSLNLVNGHTGQFSLGHAAFMAVGAYGASIFTLEASQKLIPLLGGPSAFANGTAFCIALVLGGLCAAICGWLVGMPSLRLRGDYLAIVTLGFNEIVRVILQNTDSEGPFGGPLGLKGIPPHTTFFWVFAFAAVCIYVVASMVNSTYGRGFLAVRDDEVAAGSMGINTVRYKVTAFVTGSFFAGLAGGLYAHLRTTISPSGFDFLKSFDIVVIVILGGMGSTAGVIAAAILLTVLNEFLRDFEQYRMIIFSLLLIIMMIVRPQGLLPSLPFFNRKKSA
- a CDS encoding ABC transporter ATP-binding protein, with amino-acid sequence MLEVKDLYVSYGAIKALHGVSLNVPKGSIVTLIGANGAGKSTTLRALSGLVKSTGSITYEGQQIGGLAPHKIVSRSLCHVPEGRMVFANLTVKENLAMGAYLQRDKGWIAKQTDYVFHLFPRLKERENQAAGTMSGGEQQMLAIGRALLSNPKFLMLDEPSLGIAPLLVKSIFERIVEINREQGLTILLVEQNANLALDVSSYGYVLETGKILLEGPSAELKANPKVQEAYLGA
- a CDS encoding ABC transporter substrate-binding protein, with protein sequence MKFRHFALPFAALSLAAAVGLSSCKGKKEDENTIVIGEVASLTGGTANFGQSSHNGTQMAVDEINAAGGLLGKQISLVTEDDQSKNGEAGIVAKKLISRSKIKALLGEVSSSKSLEMAPIAQAAGVPMISPASTNAKVTEAGDYVFRICFIDPFQGTVGSIFSLSKGWKKVAILTDSKEDYSVGLSDAFRKHFSTNGGTVVAEQSYGKGDKDFKAQLTAIKGAAPDAIFASGYYNEVALIAVQARELGITVPLVGGDGWDGPSLLEVGGKAMEGCYYSNHFSNEDKSPAIQEFVKKYEAKHGTKPDAMAALGYDSAMILFDSIKRANSVEGPALRDAIAATKDYSGITGKITLDAQRNAKKPAVILTVKDGKVVYTETIAP
- a CDS encoding four helix bundle protein; the encoded protein is MFGFEKLEVWQKAIEFADLVYSATRQFPADERFGLTNQMRRAAVSISSNIAEGSGRISRKDFARFIEIATGSLYEVISQSHVGKNQGFLSPDDFSLLYSAAEEQSRMLSGLRRALLEDA
- a CDS encoding AAA family ATPase, yielding MGKKKSTAKKAKPVLWQKLADHFDTDPGELPVIERMFRQYERPNLHQAVVDLAADDSELCGIVMRHEYMNPSLSKFAREGSSRDFDLGPVAHVDEELPGDRRLACVKRGLKLFLHRGKPIALLLDEERYSATPGLRLEVMAADREAAEDFLRRVETETRAGKAFRGGVLSLEGNCRGGFELQFHKLPSITRDEVILPDAVLQRIERHTVDFSTHAERLKAAGRHLKRGVLFHGPPGTGKTFSAMYLASRMPERTVFLLTGGDLGMIQQAVAMARVLQPATLILEDVDLIGTRREDQVVGANAVLFELLNQMDGLAHDADLLFILTTNRPDVLEPALASRPGRIDQAIEIPPPDADCRRRLIELYGKGLKLELQHLDDLILRIEGVSAAFIRELLRKAAVHSALESEGEIVVADRHLAAALTELMVDGGALTMSLLGAAK
- a CDS encoding ABC transporter ATP-binding protein is translated as MSAGLELKDVTIRFGGLKAVGDLSFSVAPGELVGLIGPNGAGKTTVFNLITGVYTPTSGQIHFEGTPVPGKKPHEITRMGIARTFQNIRLFSSLSVLDNVRAAMMTHLKRGIIHSLSRGPVYHREEAAIEKDAIELLDIFGLANRCDANSKSLNYGDQRRLEIVRALATKPKLLLLDEPAAGMNPSEKDDLMQLIRFIKERYNLAVLLVEHDMKVVMGICQRIAVIEYGCKIAEGTPKEIQCDPRVIEAYLGVTVES
- a CDS encoding branched-chain amino acid ABC transporter permease, whose protein sequence is MEQFVQQLLNGLFQGSIYALIALGYTMVYGVLRFINFAHGDVFMLGAFTAFGLHKLLAGTLAALPWPVSLVIILLASMALCAALGILIEFLAYRPLRNRPRLNVLITAIGVSLFIEYTGQLAFGADQRPFPELIPRTAIASTGGLTISVAQVIVLVTTLLLLFGLRMIVMKTKMGLAMRALSLNPTASTLMGVNNSVVISFTFGLGSALAAAGGILYASLYPSIEPFMGIQPGLKAFIAAVLGGIGNIPGAALGGLIIGITETLVKGYGQYIGIKPGYSEGVAFVILILILVFKPSGLLGKVEREKV